In the genome of Labrus mixtus chromosome 21, fLabMix1.1, whole genome shotgun sequence, one region contains:
- the mrtfab gene encoding myocardin related transcription factor Ab isoform X7 yields the protein MIFSPSGLSVTMATLHPQQGQELSPGSMEVAGAPGLVLSPQSEAVAHELQELSLQPPPNELPLQERKNVLQLKLLQRRTREELVSQGIMPPLKSPAAFHEQRRSLERARTEDYLKRKIRSRPERSELVRMHILEETSAEPSLQAKQLQLKRARLADDLNDKISHRPGPIELVHKNILSVTCTVHSPLAEGESSSLDEDSSDALSPDQLTNHDSPVSAVPQLSPPDTLTQNGDISLTQFLTQRPPPPPPPPPPQLNGSDSSPFTKLTNGTAVPVTITNSRPSTGQVKSQSKTSSDRPSHRSKKAKDSKPKVKKLKYHQYIPPDQKADKEQPPAMDSSYAKLLHQQQLFLQLQILNQQQQHYNYHTILPAPPKPLTEQPPTTTSGPSPSRSAPTTTTPATFNQSGSARQSQTAVGGAKPVSLPANLDEFKVAELKQELKLRGLTVSGTKNDLIERLRNYQEQNGGNAAALKNGTSQPSHQATTSAAGAVTSSPAITTTPEHQPDGGFRLSLSSLAQVVPGRVMRFGSTSSSPPVSPSPSERSLAGMSPDETSCNGDMFGEMVSSPLTQLTLHPSPQHPSNVAPLSQSLSNVKEEIQSSCSLSRPSPSSSQPPEPQPGVAMDTMDKDQMLQEKDKQIEELTRMLRQKQRLVETLRSQLEQGKMSGAIVIAGVDKSKTSREVKLQTLIKASAIQPPVFPNGIVVKVKKEVEPEERMEGVTEEEQAKKPEQPMQCSQETLVRLQQIHRLQVQQAEQQKQTLQQSPTQKVAEAKTSPQKLQQQKKEAQILLHQQQQLQQLIIQQTQQKQLQAQQKLVQQKLAQQKLSQQKLQLLKQTQGQVQQKNQVQLKQVQVQIQKSAGNPVQQRKQLKAQHRRQQTAAVTTQQVTPVVINQQNGTQIHTQAISLDLLKANGAPTLVTDSNGNHYLIALTSNTPDGQNGVSSLAKTNGRITLQRLQSTPSKLPSTESKSKEQPEAEPVSQPNKKGQKAGLHLDTNGSPQPSLSATAPPNLQPFFDDVSDSESQSSLLSSLKQENGVNSQQMDDLFDILLKSGEIPGFKSNPDPSLTPLSDPPSPASPPSPLHLSPPTPTQPLLSPQPSVGEPCTGSARLEDFLESTTGAPLLGVEPDGGLTLIDDLHSQMLSTHSILDHAPSPMDTSDLGFSPHSTGLDFGDPTLDSMDWLDISMVGSSGVGSGGSGGGRGGRGGEVAGDGDGGTSLTPLAPHTPPSVFSADFLDSTDLQLHWESCL from the exons TCCTCCAGCTCAAACTCCTGCAGAGACGCACACGAGAGGAACTGGTCAGCCAAGGGATCATGCCAC CACTGAAGAGCCCGGCAGCCTTTCACGAACAGCGGAGGAGTCTGGAGCGAGCAAGG ACCGAGGACTATCTGAAGAGGAAGATCAGGAGTCGACCTGAGCGCTCTGAACTGGTCAGGATGCACATTTTGGAGG AGACGTCTGCAGAGCCGTCCCTGCAGGCCAAGCAGCTGCAGCTGAAGCGGGCACGACTGGCCGACGACCTCAACGACAAAATCTCCCACAGACCAGGTCCCATCGAGCTGGTTCACAAGAACATCCTGTCGGTTACCTGCACTGTGCACTCACCACTGG CTGAAGGAGAGAGCTCGTCTTTAGATGAAGACAGCAGCGACGCACTTTCCCCGGACCAGCTAACCAATCACGACTCACCTGTGAGCGCCGTCCCTCAGCTGTCTCCACCTGACACGCTCACCCAGAACGGGGACATTTCCCTCACACAG TTCCTGACTCAGCGGCCCCCTccgcctcctccgcctcctccacccCAGTTGAATGGGTCAGACTCCTCTCCGTTCACAAAATTAACAAACGGGACAGCAGTGCCAGTGACCATTACAAACTCCCGCCCTTCTACCGGACAGGTCAAG TCTCAGTCTAAGACGAGTTCAGACCGTCCTTCACACAGATCCAAGAAAGCAAAGGACAGCAAGCCCAAG GTGAAGAAGCTGAAGTACCACCAGTACATCCCTCCGGATCAGAAAGCAGACAAAGAGCAGCCGCCTGCGATGGACTCATCCTACGCTAAGCTtcttcatcagcagcagctcttcctGCAGTTGCAGATCCTCAACCAGCAACAGCAGCACTACAACTACCACACCATCCTTCCTGCCCCTCCCAA gcCACTGACAGAGCAGCCTCCCACGACCACTTCCGGCCCTTCCCCCTCCCGCAGCGCTCCCACGACTACCACCCCCGCCACCTTCAATCAGAGCGGGAGTGCCCGTCAGAGCCAAACTGCAGTGGGCGGAGCTAAACCAGTCAGTCTGCCAGCCAACCTGGATGAGTTCAAG GTCGCTGAGCTGAAACAGGAATTGAAACTGCGTGGTCTGACTGTCTCAGGCACCAAGAACGATCTCATTGAGCGGCTTCGCAACTACCAGGAGCAAAACGGCGGCAACGCGGCAGCTTTGAAAAATGGCACATCACAGCCCAGCCATCAGGCCACGACCTCGGCTGCTGGCGCAGTCACTTCCTCTCCCGCCATAACAACCACACCTGAGCACCAACCAGATGGAGGGTTTAGGTTATCTCTATCATCACTGGCTCAGGTGGTTCCAGGGCGGGTCATGAGGTTTGGCAGCACCAGCTCCAGCCCTCCCGTGTCACCTTCTCCGTCTGAGAGGTCTTTGGCCGGGATGAGTCCTGATGAGACGAGCTGTAATGGGGACATGTTCGGAGAGATG GTGAGCTCTCCCCTTACCCAGCTCACCCTGCACCCATCTCCTCAGCACCCATCCAACGTCGCTCCGCTCTCCCAGTCTCTCTCAAACGTCAAAGAGGAGATCCAgagctcctgcagcctctctAGGCCATCCCCCTCCTCAAGTCAGCCTCCAGAGCCTCAGCCTGGAGTTGCCATGGACACCATGGACAAAGACCAGATGCTGCAGGAGAAGGACAAACAGATTGAGGAGCTAACCAGGATGCTGCGTCAGAAGCAGAGGCTGGTGGAGACGCTGCGGTCACAGCTGGAGCAGGGCAAGATGTCAGGTGCAATAGTGATAGCAGGAGTGGACAAGAGCAAAACATCCAGAGAGGTTAAACTTCAAACTCTAATAAAAGCCTCTGCCATTCAGCCCCCTGTTTTCCCTAACGGCATTGTGGTGAAGGTGAAGAAGGAGGTGGAGCCTGAAGAGCGGATGGAGGGAGTGACGGAGGAGGAACAGGCGAAGAAACCAGAGCAGCCGATGCAGTGCTCTCAGGAGACCCTCGTCCGGCTGCAGCAGATCCACCGGCTGCAAGTCCAACAGGCCGAACAGCAGAAACAGACGCTGCAGCAGAGTCCCACACAGAAAGTAGCCGAGGCAAAGACAAGCCCTCAAAAGCTGCAACAGCAGAAGAAAGAAGCTCAAATCCTgctccatcagcagcagcaactgCAGCAGCTCATCATCCAGCAGACCCAACAGAAACAGCTGCAGGCCCAGCAGAAGTTAGTGCAGCAGAAACTTGCCCAGCAGAAGCTCAGTCAGCAGAAACTGCAGCTGCTCAAACAGACTCAAGGGCAGGTCCAGCAGAAGAACCAGGTCCAGCTGAAGCAGGTTCAGGTGCAGATCCAGAAGTCTGCGGGGAACCCAGTGCAGCAGAGGAAACAGCTGAAGGCTCAGCACAGGAGGCAGCAGACTGCAGCAGTCACCACACAACAG gTGACCCCTGTCGTCATCAACCAACAGAATGGCACTCAGATCCACACTCAGGCCATTTCATTAGATCTCCTCAAGGCCAACGGTGCGCCAACACTCGTCACCGACAGCAACGGAAACCACTACCTGATCGCCCTCACCAGTAACACGCCAGATGGGCAGAACGGCGTGTCCTCACTGGCCAAAACAAATGGACGCATCACACTGCAG AGATTGCAGTCGACTCCGAGTAAACTGCCCAGCActgaaagcaaatcaaaagagcaGCCAGAGGCGGAGCCTGTGAGCCAACCAAACAAAAAG GGACAGAAGGCGGGGCTTCACCTGGACACCAATGGTTCGCCCCAACCCAGCCTATCAGCCACCGCTCCGCCCAACCTGCAGCCTTTCTTTGACGACGTGTCAGACAGTGAAAGCCAAAGCAGCTTACTGTCATCTCTGAAG CAGGAGAATGGCGTGAACAGTCAGCAGATGGACGACCTGTTTGACATCTTACTGAAGAGTGGAg AAATCCCCGGCTTCAAGTCCAACCCTGACCCCTCCCTCACCCCACTTTCTGACCCGCCTTCACCTGCTTCTCCCCCAtcccccctccatctctcccctcccacccccacacagcccctcctctcccctcagcCCTCTGTAGGCGAGCCCTGCACAGGCAgtgcccgcctggaggacttcCTGGAGAGCACCACTGGCGCCCCGCTGCTGGGGGTGGAGCCCGACGGCGGCCTGACGCTGATCGACGACCTCCACAGCCAGATGCTGAGCACGCACAGCATCCTGGACCACGCCCCTTCCCCCATGGACACTTCCGACCTGGGCTTCTCCCCTCACTCTACGGGGCTGGACTTTGGTGACCCCACCTTGGACAGCATGGACTGGCTTGATATCTCCATGGTGGGAAGCAGCGGTGTAGGGAGCGGGGGCAgcggaggggggagaggaggaagaggaggggaggtcGCTGGTGACGGAGATGGAGGGACGAGCCTGACCCCGCTGGCGCCACACACTCCACCCAGCGTGTTCTCGGCCGACTTTCTGGACAGCACGGACCTGCAGCTACACTGGGAGTCGTGTCTGTAG
- the mrtfab gene encoding myocardin related transcription factor Ab isoform X8 — MIFSPSGLSVTMATLHPQQGQELSPGSMEVAGAPGLVLSPQSEAVAHELQELSLQPPPNELPLQERKNVLQLKLLQRRTREELVSQGIMPPLKSPAAFHEQRRSLERARTEDYLKRKIRSRPERSELVRMHILEETSAEPSLQAKQLQLKRARLADDLNDKISHRPGPIELVHKNILSVTCTVHSPLAEGESSSLDEDSSDALSPDQLTNHDSPVSAVPQLSPPDTLTQNGDISLTQFLTQRPPPPPPPPPPQLNGSDSSPFTKLTNGTAVPVTITNSRPSTGQVKSQSKTSSDRPSHRSKKAKDSKPKVKKLKYHQYIPPDQKADKEQPPAMDSSYAKLLHQQQLFLQLQILNQQQQHYNYHTILPAPPKPLTEQPPTTTSGPSPSRSAPTTTTPATFNQSGSARQSQTAVGGAKPVSLPANLDEFKVAELKQELKLRGLTVSGTKNDLIERLRNYQEQNGGNAAALKNGTSQPSHQATTSAAGAVTSSPAITTTPEHQPDGGFRLSLSSLAQVVPGRVMRFGSTSSSPPVSPSPSERSLAGMSPDETSCNGDMFGEMVSSPLTQLTLHPSPQHPSNVAPLSQSLSNVKEEIQSSCSLSRPSPSSSQPPEPQPGVAMDTMDKDQMLQEKDKQIEELTRMLRQKQRLVETLRSQLEQGKMSGAIVIAGVDKSKTSREVKLQTLIKASAIQPPVFPNGIVVKVKKEVEPEERMEGVTEEEQAKKPEQPMQCSQETLVRLQQIHRLQVQQAEQQKQTLQQSPTQKVAEAKTSPQKLQQQKKEAQILLHQQQQLQQLIIQQTQQKQLQAQQKLVQQKLAQQKLSQQKLQLLKQTQGQVQQKNQVQLKQVQVQIQKSAGNPVQQRKQLKAQHRRQQTAAVTTQQVTPVVINQQNGTQIHTQAISLDLLKANGAPTLVTDSNGNHYLIALTSNTPDGQNGVSSLAKTNGRITLQRLQSTPSKLPSTESKSKEQPEAEPVSQPNKKGQKAGLHLDTNGSPQPSLSATAPPNLQPFFDDVSDSESQSSLLSSLKENGVNSQQMDDLFDILLKSGEIPGFKSNPDPSLTPLSDPPSPASPPSPLHLSPPTPTQPLLSPQPSVGEPCTGSARLEDFLESTTGAPLLGVEPDGGLTLIDDLHSQMLSTHSILDHAPSPMDTSDLGFSPHSTGLDFGDPTLDSMDWLDISMVGSSGVGSGGSGGGRGGRGGEVAGDGDGGTSLTPLAPHTPPSVFSADFLDSTDLQLHWESCL; from the exons TCCTCCAGCTCAAACTCCTGCAGAGACGCACACGAGAGGAACTGGTCAGCCAAGGGATCATGCCAC CACTGAAGAGCCCGGCAGCCTTTCACGAACAGCGGAGGAGTCTGGAGCGAGCAAGG ACCGAGGACTATCTGAAGAGGAAGATCAGGAGTCGACCTGAGCGCTCTGAACTGGTCAGGATGCACATTTTGGAGG AGACGTCTGCAGAGCCGTCCCTGCAGGCCAAGCAGCTGCAGCTGAAGCGGGCACGACTGGCCGACGACCTCAACGACAAAATCTCCCACAGACCAGGTCCCATCGAGCTGGTTCACAAGAACATCCTGTCGGTTACCTGCACTGTGCACTCACCACTGG CTGAAGGAGAGAGCTCGTCTTTAGATGAAGACAGCAGCGACGCACTTTCCCCGGACCAGCTAACCAATCACGACTCACCTGTGAGCGCCGTCCCTCAGCTGTCTCCACCTGACACGCTCACCCAGAACGGGGACATTTCCCTCACACAG TTCCTGACTCAGCGGCCCCCTccgcctcctccgcctcctccacccCAGTTGAATGGGTCAGACTCCTCTCCGTTCACAAAATTAACAAACGGGACAGCAGTGCCAGTGACCATTACAAACTCCCGCCCTTCTACCGGACAGGTCAAG TCTCAGTCTAAGACGAGTTCAGACCGTCCTTCACACAGATCCAAGAAAGCAAAGGACAGCAAGCCCAAG GTGAAGAAGCTGAAGTACCACCAGTACATCCCTCCGGATCAGAAAGCAGACAAAGAGCAGCCGCCTGCGATGGACTCATCCTACGCTAAGCTtcttcatcagcagcagctcttcctGCAGTTGCAGATCCTCAACCAGCAACAGCAGCACTACAACTACCACACCATCCTTCCTGCCCCTCCCAA gcCACTGACAGAGCAGCCTCCCACGACCACTTCCGGCCCTTCCCCCTCCCGCAGCGCTCCCACGACTACCACCCCCGCCACCTTCAATCAGAGCGGGAGTGCCCGTCAGAGCCAAACTGCAGTGGGCGGAGCTAAACCAGTCAGTCTGCCAGCCAACCTGGATGAGTTCAAG GTCGCTGAGCTGAAACAGGAATTGAAACTGCGTGGTCTGACTGTCTCAGGCACCAAGAACGATCTCATTGAGCGGCTTCGCAACTACCAGGAGCAAAACGGCGGCAACGCGGCAGCTTTGAAAAATGGCACATCACAGCCCAGCCATCAGGCCACGACCTCGGCTGCTGGCGCAGTCACTTCCTCTCCCGCCATAACAACCACACCTGAGCACCAACCAGATGGAGGGTTTAGGTTATCTCTATCATCACTGGCTCAGGTGGTTCCAGGGCGGGTCATGAGGTTTGGCAGCACCAGCTCCAGCCCTCCCGTGTCACCTTCTCCGTCTGAGAGGTCTTTGGCCGGGATGAGTCCTGATGAGACGAGCTGTAATGGGGACATGTTCGGAGAGATG GTGAGCTCTCCCCTTACCCAGCTCACCCTGCACCCATCTCCTCAGCACCCATCCAACGTCGCTCCGCTCTCCCAGTCTCTCTCAAACGTCAAAGAGGAGATCCAgagctcctgcagcctctctAGGCCATCCCCCTCCTCAAGTCAGCCTCCAGAGCCTCAGCCTGGAGTTGCCATGGACACCATGGACAAAGACCAGATGCTGCAGGAGAAGGACAAACAGATTGAGGAGCTAACCAGGATGCTGCGTCAGAAGCAGAGGCTGGTGGAGACGCTGCGGTCACAGCTGGAGCAGGGCAAGATGTCAGGTGCAATAGTGATAGCAGGAGTGGACAAGAGCAAAACATCCAGAGAGGTTAAACTTCAAACTCTAATAAAAGCCTCTGCCATTCAGCCCCCTGTTTTCCCTAACGGCATTGTGGTGAAGGTGAAGAAGGAGGTGGAGCCTGAAGAGCGGATGGAGGGAGTGACGGAGGAGGAACAGGCGAAGAAACCAGAGCAGCCGATGCAGTGCTCTCAGGAGACCCTCGTCCGGCTGCAGCAGATCCACCGGCTGCAAGTCCAACAGGCCGAACAGCAGAAACAGACGCTGCAGCAGAGTCCCACACAGAAAGTAGCCGAGGCAAAGACAAGCCCTCAAAAGCTGCAACAGCAGAAGAAAGAAGCTCAAATCCTgctccatcagcagcagcaactgCAGCAGCTCATCATCCAGCAGACCCAACAGAAACAGCTGCAGGCCCAGCAGAAGTTAGTGCAGCAGAAACTTGCCCAGCAGAAGCTCAGTCAGCAGAAACTGCAGCTGCTCAAACAGACTCAAGGGCAGGTCCAGCAGAAGAACCAGGTCCAGCTGAAGCAGGTTCAGGTGCAGATCCAGAAGTCTGCGGGGAACCCAGTGCAGCAGAGGAAACAGCTGAAGGCTCAGCACAGGAGGCAGCAGACTGCAGCAGTCACCACACAACAG gTGACCCCTGTCGTCATCAACCAACAGAATGGCACTCAGATCCACACTCAGGCCATTTCATTAGATCTCCTCAAGGCCAACGGTGCGCCAACACTCGTCACCGACAGCAACGGAAACCACTACCTGATCGCCCTCACCAGTAACACGCCAGATGGGCAGAACGGCGTGTCCTCACTGGCCAAAACAAATGGACGCATCACACTGCAG AGATTGCAGTCGACTCCGAGTAAACTGCCCAGCActgaaagcaaatcaaaagagcaGCCAGAGGCGGAGCCTGTGAGCCAACCAAACAAAAAG GGACAGAAGGCGGGGCTTCACCTGGACACCAATGGTTCGCCCCAACCCAGCCTATCAGCCACCGCTCCGCCCAACCTGCAGCCTTTCTTTGACGACGTGTCAGACAGTGAAAGCCAAAGCAGCTTACTGTCATCTCTGAAG GAGAATGGCGTGAACAGTCAGCAGATGGACGACCTGTTTGACATCTTACTGAAGAGTGGAg AAATCCCCGGCTTCAAGTCCAACCCTGACCCCTCCCTCACCCCACTTTCTGACCCGCCTTCACCTGCTTCTCCCCCAtcccccctccatctctcccctcccacccccacacagcccctcctctcccctcagcCCTCTGTAGGCGAGCCCTGCACAGGCAgtgcccgcctggaggacttcCTGGAGAGCACCACTGGCGCCCCGCTGCTGGGGGTGGAGCCCGACGGCGGCCTGACGCTGATCGACGACCTCCACAGCCAGATGCTGAGCACGCACAGCATCCTGGACCACGCCCCTTCCCCCATGGACACTTCCGACCTGGGCTTCTCCCCTCACTCTACGGGGCTGGACTTTGGTGACCCCACCTTGGACAGCATGGACTGGCTTGATATCTCCATGGTGGGAAGCAGCGGTGTAGGGAGCGGGGGCAgcggaggggggagaggaggaagaggaggggaggtcGCTGGTGACGGAGATGGAGGGACGAGCCTGACCCCGCTGGCGCCACACACTCCACCCAGCGTGTTCTCGGCCGACTTTCTGGACAGCACGGACCTGCAGCTACACTGGGAGTCGTGTCTGTAG
- the mrtfab gene encoding myocardin related transcription factor Ab isoform X3 — MIFSPSGLSVTMATLHPQQGQELSPGSMEVAGAPGLVLSPQSEAVAHELQELSLQPPPNELPLQERKNVLQLKLLQRRTREELVSQGIMPPLKSPAAFHEQRRSLERARTEDYLKRKIRSRPERSELVRMHILEETSAEPSLQAKQLQLKRARLADDLNDKISHRPGPIELVHKNILSVTCTVHSPLAEGESSSLDEDSSDALSPDQLTNHDSPVSAVPQLSPPDTLTQNGDISLTQFLTQRPPPPPPPPPPQLNGSDSSPFTKLTNGTAVPVTITNSRPSTGQVKSQSKTSSDRPSHRSKKAKDSKPKVKKLKYHQYIPPDQKADKEQPPAMDSSYAKLLHQQQLFLQLQILNQQQQHYNYHTILPAPPKPLTEQPPTTTSGPSPSRSAPTTTTPATFNQSGSARQSQTAVGGAKPVSLPANLDEFKVAELKQELKLRGLTVSGTKNDLIERLRNYQEQNGGNAAALKNGTSQPSHQATTSAAGAVTSSPAITTTPEHQPDGGFRLSLSSLAQVVPGRVMRFGSTSSSPPVSPSPSERSLAGMSPDETSCNGDMFGEMVSSPLTQLTLHPSPQHPSNVAPLSQSLSNVKEEIQSSCSLSRPSPSSSQPPEPQPGVAMDTMDKDQMLQEKDKQIEELTRMLRQKQRLVETLRSQLEQGKMSGAIVIAGVDKSKTSREVKLQTLIKASAIQPPVFPNGIVVKVKKEVEPEERMEGVTEEEQAKKPEQPMQCSQETLVRLQQIHRLQVQQAEQQKQTLQQSPTQKVAEAKTSPQKLQQQKKEAQILLHQQQQLQQLIIQQTQQKQLQAQQKLVQQKLAQQKLSQQKLQLLKQTQGQVQQKNQVQLKQVQVQIQKSAGNPVQQRKQLKAQHRRQQTAAVTTQQVTPVVINQQNGTQIHTQAISLDLLKANGAPTLVTDSNGNHYLIALTSNTPDGQNGVSSLAKTNGRITLQRLQSTPSKLPSTESKSKEQPEAEPVSQPNKKGQKAGLHLDTNGSPQPSLSATAPPNLQPFFDDVSDSESQSSLLSSLKENGVNSQQMDDLFDILLKSGGNKCFSNISDRKTFLKLLFVNDVFFFLFLPTEIPGFKSNPDPSLTPLSDPPSPASPPSPLHLSPPTPTQPLLSPQPSVGEPCTGSARLEDFLESTTGAPLLGVEPDGGLTLIDDLHSQMLSTHSILDHAPSPMDTSDLGFSPHSTGLDFGDPTLDSMDWLDISMVGSSGVGSGGSGGGRGGRGGEVAGDGDGGTSLTPLAPHTPPSVFSADFLDSTDLQLHWESCL, encoded by the exons TCCTCCAGCTCAAACTCCTGCAGAGACGCACACGAGAGGAACTGGTCAGCCAAGGGATCATGCCAC CACTGAAGAGCCCGGCAGCCTTTCACGAACAGCGGAGGAGTCTGGAGCGAGCAAGG ACCGAGGACTATCTGAAGAGGAAGATCAGGAGTCGACCTGAGCGCTCTGAACTGGTCAGGATGCACATTTTGGAGG AGACGTCTGCAGAGCCGTCCCTGCAGGCCAAGCAGCTGCAGCTGAAGCGGGCACGACTGGCCGACGACCTCAACGACAAAATCTCCCACAGACCAGGTCCCATCGAGCTGGTTCACAAGAACATCCTGTCGGTTACCTGCACTGTGCACTCACCACTGG CTGAAGGAGAGAGCTCGTCTTTAGATGAAGACAGCAGCGACGCACTTTCCCCGGACCAGCTAACCAATCACGACTCACCTGTGAGCGCCGTCCCTCAGCTGTCTCCACCTGACACGCTCACCCAGAACGGGGACATTTCCCTCACACAG TTCCTGACTCAGCGGCCCCCTccgcctcctccgcctcctccacccCAGTTGAATGGGTCAGACTCCTCTCCGTTCACAAAATTAACAAACGGGACAGCAGTGCCAGTGACCATTACAAACTCCCGCCCTTCTACCGGACAGGTCAAG TCTCAGTCTAAGACGAGTTCAGACCGTCCTTCACACAGATCCAAGAAAGCAAAGGACAGCAAGCCCAAG GTGAAGAAGCTGAAGTACCACCAGTACATCCCTCCGGATCAGAAAGCAGACAAAGAGCAGCCGCCTGCGATGGACTCATCCTACGCTAAGCTtcttcatcagcagcagctcttcctGCAGTTGCAGATCCTCAACCAGCAACAGCAGCACTACAACTACCACACCATCCTTCCTGCCCCTCCCAA gcCACTGACAGAGCAGCCTCCCACGACCACTTCCGGCCCTTCCCCCTCCCGCAGCGCTCCCACGACTACCACCCCCGCCACCTTCAATCAGAGCGGGAGTGCCCGTCAGAGCCAAACTGCAGTGGGCGGAGCTAAACCAGTCAGTCTGCCAGCCAACCTGGATGAGTTCAAG GTCGCTGAGCTGAAACAGGAATTGAAACTGCGTGGTCTGACTGTCTCAGGCACCAAGAACGATCTCATTGAGCGGCTTCGCAACTACCAGGAGCAAAACGGCGGCAACGCGGCAGCTTTGAAAAATGGCACATCACAGCCCAGCCATCAGGCCACGACCTCGGCTGCTGGCGCAGTCACTTCCTCTCCCGCCATAACAACCACACCTGAGCACCAACCAGATGGAGGGTTTAGGTTATCTCTATCATCACTGGCTCAGGTGGTTCCAGGGCGGGTCATGAGGTTTGGCAGCACCAGCTCCAGCCCTCCCGTGTCACCTTCTCCGTCTGAGAGGTCTTTGGCCGGGATGAGTCCTGATGAGACGAGCTGTAATGGGGACATGTTCGGAGAGATG GTGAGCTCTCCCCTTACCCAGCTCACCCTGCACCCATCTCCTCAGCACCCATCCAACGTCGCTCCGCTCTCCCAGTCTCTCTCAAACGTCAAAGAGGAGATCCAgagctcctgcagcctctctAGGCCATCCCCCTCCTCAAGTCAGCCTCCAGAGCCTCAGCCTGGAGTTGCCATGGACACCATGGACAAAGACCAGATGCTGCAGGAGAAGGACAAACAGATTGAGGAGCTAACCAGGATGCTGCGTCAGAAGCAGAGGCTGGTGGAGACGCTGCGGTCACAGCTGGAGCAGGGCAAGATGTCAGGTGCAATAGTGATAGCAGGAGTGGACAAGAGCAAAACATCCAGAGAGGTTAAACTTCAAACTCTAATAAAAGCCTCTGCCATTCAGCCCCCTGTTTTCCCTAACGGCATTGTGGTGAAGGTGAAGAAGGAGGTGGAGCCTGAAGAGCGGATGGAGGGAGTGACGGAGGAGGAACAGGCGAAGAAACCAGAGCAGCCGATGCAGTGCTCTCAGGAGACCCTCGTCCGGCTGCAGCAGATCCACCGGCTGCAAGTCCAACAGGCCGAACAGCAGAAACAGACGCTGCAGCAGAGTCCCACACAGAAAGTAGCCGAGGCAAAGACAAGCCCTCAAAAGCTGCAACAGCAGAAGAAAGAAGCTCAAATCCTgctccatcagcagcagcaactgCAGCAGCTCATCATCCAGCAGACCCAACAGAAACAGCTGCAGGCCCAGCAGAAGTTAGTGCAGCAGAAACTTGCCCAGCAGAAGCTCAGTCAGCAGAAACTGCAGCTGCTCAAACAGACTCAAGGGCAGGTCCAGCAGAAGAACCAGGTCCAGCTGAAGCAGGTTCAGGTGCAGATCCAGAAGTCTGCGGGGAACCCAGTGCAGCAGAGGAAACAGCTGAAGGCTCAGCACAGGAGGCAGCAGACTGCAGCAGTCACCACACAACAG gTGACCCCTGTCGTCATCAACCAACAGAATGGCACTCAGATCCACACTCAGGCCATTTCATTAGATCTCCTCAAGGCCAACGGTGCGCCAACACTCGTCACCGACAGCAACGGAAACCACTACCTGATCGCCCTCACCAGTAACACGCCAGATGGGCAGAACGGCGTGTCCTCACTGGCCAAAACAAATGGACGCATCACACTGCAG AGATTGCAGTCGACTCCGAGTAAACTGCCCAGCActgaaagcaaatcaaaagagcaGCCAGAGGCGGAGCCTGTGAGCCAACCAAACAAAAAG GGACAGAAGGCGGGGCTTCACCTGGACACCAATGGTTCGCCCCAACCCAGCCTATCAGCCACCGCTCCGCCCAACCTGCAGCCTTTCTTTGACGACGTGTCAGACAGTGAAAGCCAAAGCAGCTTACTGTCATCTCTGAAG GAGAATGGCGTGAACAGTCAGCAGATGGACGACCTGTTTGACATCTTACTGAAGAGTGGAggtaataaatgtttttcaaacatcagCGACAGAAAGACTTTTCTCAAACTTCTATTTGTTAATGATgtattcttttttctgtttcttcctaCAGAAATCCCCGGCTTCAAGTCCAACCCTGACCCCTCCCTCACCCCACTTTCTGACCCGCCTTCACCTGCTTCTCCCCCAtcccccctccatctctcccctcccacccccacacagcccctcctctcccctcagcCCTCTGTAGGCGAGCCCTGCACAGGCAgtgcccgcctggaggacttcCTGGAGAGCACCACTGGCGCCCCGCTGCTGGGGGTGGAGCCCGACGGCGGCCTGACGCTGATCGACGACCTCCACAGCCAGATGCTGAGCACGCACAGCATCCTGGACCACGCCCCTTCCCCCATGGACACTTCCGACCTGGGCTTCTCCCCTCACTCTACGGGGCTGGACTTTGGTGACCCCACCTTGGACAGCATGGACTGGCTTGATATCTCCATGGTGGGAAGCAGCGGTGTAGGGAGCGGGGGCAgcggaggggggagaggaggaagaggaggggaggtcGCTGGTGACGGAGATGGAGGGACGAGCCTGACCCCGCTGGCGCCACACACTCCACCCAGCGTGTTCTCGGCCGACTTTCTGGACAGCACGGACCTGCAGCTACACTGGGAGTCGTGTCTGTAG